From the Kitasatospora atroaurantiaca genome, the window GCTCGCAGCAGCAGCCGTTTACGGCCGAAGCGGTCGGCGAGCCGGCCCCACAGCGGTGCGCCGAGTGCGCTGAACACGGTGGGCACGATGTAGAGCACCCCGGCCCAGTCCCCGTTCGCGTCGCCCAGGCCGGGCAGGATCGCGGTCAGATAGGGCGGGAGCCCCAGGGCAGCGAACGAGGCCACGAAGTAGCAGGCGGCGACGGCGTGCACCTGGCGCCGGGCGAGCCCGCCCGGTGCGGGGGCAGTCAGCGGCCGCTCCGGGGCCTCGGCGCTCACCGCGGCACCCCGGGCTGCCGTAGATAGTTCGGTCCGGTGGTGTAGTGCTTGTTGATGTCGGCGGCGCCGGAGCGCTCCTTGCTGAGCAGGGACCCGGCGGTGACCATGGCCTTCACGGGGAGTCGGTCGGCGTCCAGCAGCGCTCTGCGCAGCGGGTCGCCGTCCGGGCCGAGCCGGTCGATGGCCGTGCCGAGCCTGGTACGCAGCAGCCCCAGGGTCTCGGCCAGCGGCGCGCGGCCGTGCGCGGCCAGGGCGAAGGCGAGCGAGGCCGTGCAGAGATGGCCGGTGATGGTCGTGAAGAGGTCGGTGAGGGCGCGGTCGCCCTCCCCGAACGTCCGCGGGTCGTCGAACTCGCCCTGGAAACACGAGAGTTCCTTGAGCCGGGCGGGGTTGATCCGGGGCCCGTCGTTGTCCTTGTACAGCAGGCGCAGCCTGGTCCGGCCCGCGACCCGGTCCAGCACCAGCGAGGTGTTCTGCTGGTGCGACTCCAGCGCGATCCCGTACCCGAAGAGCGTGGTCTGCCAGTCGAGCAGCAGGTCGAGGAGCTCCTCGTACAGCCGCACGGGGGAGCCGTCGTAGAAGCGGTCCGCGAGGTGGTCGATCACCAGGCGCCCGCCGGGTGCGGTGGCCGGCAGGGCGGCCAGCGGTACCGTCACGGCGTCCTGGAGACCGGCGGGGTAGCGGCGGGCCAGGACGGCCAGCAGCTCGTGGCCGGCATGGGCGTAGCACTGCTCGTCGGCGAGCAGCACGCGCTCGGCGAAGCGCGGTTCGCGGGCGATCACGGCCTCCAGCAGACGCTGGCCGGCGGCGCCGTCCACGAGTGTGCCGGGCTTGATGGTGCGGCGGTTGCGCAGGCCGAGCGTGGCGGTGGCCAGCGGCAGTTTCAGGTGGCAGGACGGGTCCTGGACGACGGCGACGGTACGCATCGACAGCGTCGGCACCACCTCCAGGTACGGCCGCTCGGCCAGGACCGCGCCCGGCAGTGCGTCCAGCGCCGCCCGGGCCGTCAGCGGGTGCACCGGGATGGTGAGACGCGGCCCCTTCAGCCCGCCGAGCCCGAGCTGGTCCACCGTCGGCCACCAGGTGGGCAGCGGCGCGATGCCGTGAACGGTGAGCGCATCCTCCGGTACGGCGAGCCAGCGGAGCTCGAAGGAGGGGTGGAACTCCGGTGCGTACGCCCGCAGCTGCCCGTCGTCGAGCCCGGACCGGCCGCGCGCCGTCGGGTACACGGGGTGGTCCAGGTAGGCCGCGAGCGCGTCGAAGGCGAGGCTGCCGCCGAGGCCGGTCCAGTCGGCCGGGTCGTCGCCGTAGCACTTGGCGAGCGCGCTGTGCACCTCGTCCTGTGCGGCGGCGTGCAGCCTCATGGTGGTCAGGGTCTGGTGGCACTCCTCGGCGAACGCGGCGTACCCGGCGCGGTCCTCGGGGTCGGCAAGCTCTCCCAACCTGCCCAGGATCTCGGAGAGTTCGGTGACCTGGGTGCCCTCCACCTCCAGCAGGGGCAACCGGGCGGTGTACTCGCTCTGGAAGCCGTCCGCGGTCACCGGCACGGCCAGAGTCCCGGTGCGCAGCCAGGTGCCGTCCGAGCGCTGCGCGGGCACGCTCGTGGTGCGCAGTCCGAGCACGTCCTCGCGCAGCAGCGCGCCCAGCACCCGGAGGGTCAACTCCTCTGCCACGTTCACGGTGTGATCTCCCAGGTGTTGGACGCGATGAACTCCGCCACGGCCCGGTCCACGGCCTGCTGGTCCTGGCCGACCGCCCAGATCACGCCGAGGTAGTCGCGGTTGGTGCGGTACAGCTCGTGCCGCTCGCCGATCGCCCGCACCGGCCGGTACGCCAGCCGTACGCCGTCGGCGTCCTGGTCGTACGGGCCGGGAGCCGCCGTGAGGATGCCGGCCCGGTCGGCGCAGACCGCCTCGTTGCGGGCTCGCAGGTCGCTGCGCGCGCCGAGGTCGGCGGGCAGTGGCTGCCCGAGGTGGGCACGGAGGACGTGCTCGAAGTACGGGATCTCCAGGATCTCGGCCAGCATCAGGTCGCACTGGTCGCCGATGGCACGGTAGTTGACCTCGATGATCCTGGCCCGGCCGTCGGGCTGGACGACGAACTCGGTGTGGCAGGCGCCGAGGC encodes:
- a CDS encoding IucA/IucC family protein encodes the protein MNVAEELTLRVLGALLREDVLGLRTTSVPAQRSDGTWLRTGTLAVPVTADGFQSEYTARLPLLEVEGTQVTELSEILGRLGELADPEDRAGYAAFAEECHQTLTTMRLHAAAQDEVHSALAKCYGDDPADWTGLGGSLAFDALAAYLDHPVYPTARGRSGLDDGQLRAYAPEFHPSFELRWLAVPEDALTVHGIAPLPTWWPTVDQLGLGGLKGPRLTIPVHPLTARAALDALPGAVLAERPYLEVVPTLSMRTVAVVQDPSCHLKLPLATATLGLRNRRTIKPGTLVDGAAGQRLLEAVIAREPRFAERVLLADEQCYAHAGHELLAVLARRYPAGLQDAVTVPLAALPATAPGGRLVIDHLADRFYDGSPVRLYEELLDLLLDWQTTLFGYGIALESHQQNTSLVLDRVAGRTRLRLLYKDNDGPRINPARLKELSCFQGEFDDPRTFGEGDRALTDLFTTITGHLCTASLAFALAAHGRAPLAETLGLLRTRLGTAIDRLGPDGDPLRRALLDADRLPVKAMVTAGSLLSKERSGAADINKHYTTGPNYLRQPGVPR